The Gouania willdenowi chromosome 3, fGouWil2.1, whole genome shotgun sequence genome includes a region encoding these proteins:
- the eva1ab gene encoding protein eva-1 homolog A produces MNAPTTGSPNLEVTVSSQEMALLSNLLAAYTFIADQPERTALVFLGGVCVGLLVTLCAIVFQIHCRADCHFGNSSHHRNRHRNKHHHRRHHSCPHHNSAATNPDRMVVVAPGGTGHSGDSEPDEWDETSDLSARRRRRFERALLNASMFTSAEELDRAQRLEDRERILREIWMNGQPDISTVTQSLNRYY; encoded by the exons ATGAATGCTCCAACAACAGGAAGCCCAAACCTGGAGGTGACGGTGTCCTCCCAGGAGATGGCGTTGCTTAGTAACTTACTGGCTGCCTACACCTTCATTGCAG ACCAACCCGAGAGGACAGCCTTGGTGTTTCTCGGGGGTGTGTGCGTCGGCCTCCTTGTCACCCTTTGCGCCATCGTCTTCCAGATTCATTGTCGAGCAGACTGTCACTTTGGCAACAGCAGCCACCATCGCAACCGTCATAGGAACAAACATCACCACAGGCGACATCACAGTTGTCCCCATCATAATTCTGCGGCCACTAACCCAGACCGCATGGTCGTTGTTGCCCCAGGAGGGACTGGACACAGCGGGGACAGCGAACCAGACGAATGGGACGAGACATCGGATCTGTCTGCACGGAGACGCAGGCGCTTTGAGAGAGCTCTGTTGAATGCATCCATGTTCACTTCAGCTGAGG AGCTGGACCGAGCCCAGAGGCTTGAGGATCGAGAGAGGATTCTGCGTGAAATCTGGATGAATGGACAACCTGACATCAGCACAGTCACCCAAAGTCTCAACAGATATTACTGA